The genome window TTGATCTCCGTATCTTTCTCTCGagaaaaatcaatttgtacTGATACCAACTGTGTGTCTGAAAGTACGACACCAACAAAGAAATTTCAactgtaaatattttacattagtCTCTAGCTTAGTTTTGACCAGATACCATCTAAATATCCTTAGAAAAAGTCAAttgatatttattgttttctcatATGGATTATGGTCACGCGCGACCACCCATCGAGGGGCATCTGATTAATTAGACTATTAACCTTTAAATTCTAAACTATACTTATTTATTGCAATACAATGAACTGCAATATCGACGTCATGTTTCCGAAGCCAACGGTGATACCAGTGcagtaatattttattgataaCGCAGTAAATGGTATTGGTATTACTGATTAAAGCAATTATCCATTAATGTAGTGTAAAGTCGCACGTAGATTgcaaatgatttttaattaaaataccaATAGTTGGAGTTTTACgacgttaaaattaaattggaaaCGTTCAACATCAAAGAAATCTTTTGATTCGTTTTCATAAGATTTGCCACACAATCTACATAATAAACACTAATAATTCTTGGAATTTTACACAATTACATCCTCTGGATTGTTGTTAAGAAGTTGCGCGTATTAAACGCCTAAATGAATCACggatataaatatgtaattgtttattattacaacACGTCATCCTGTAATATAGTTTTTACTCATCTACAGACCATTAAGTTGTCTAATCCACCGAATAATCTCCTATAATGTTTACGTTGGAAACGTCCCAACGACCAACCCATTTTTGTTGTCTCGTTTTCGCGAAAATAACCTGACGTGAAATTTCCAGGTGTACGTCTGCGGTTCTTTGGCCAACTTATACTTCAAAACCTCCTCCGACCAAGACTGGCAATTGAAATTCACCGGGATCCCGGTGGTGGTGTTGGACATCGGGGAATCCCGTGCCAGGGACAAAAGGCGGATACAGATCGCCCTGGCCGAGAGAGGGACATGTTTCATGTTGTGGAACGACACCATCGACAATTTGTCTTCATATCAAGTAGCAGGGAACGCGTTCCACACAATGTGCTGCTCCTCCGACCACACAAAGCAAGTCGGATTCAGTTTCGACACCGCCCAGGCGGCCAATGATATGTGGACACATATCGAGCGATTAGTTTCCTGTCCCGAAAACATATCCTTGTCGATTCCAGGTATGATTAATGGCCCTTTGCCATATTTATGACGGCCAATTATAAAATCGATTTCCAgggaaaaagaaaaagaagaaagagaaaaagcCGGTGAAGCCAGCGCCTCTTCCCCCCAAAAGCCATATCTCGCAGCCGTGCTGCTTCCAACATGTCACTTCCGTCGACAGGGATGATACCAACAGATACTACTCCCTCAAGGAGTTTCTACCCAGTAACATGCACAGTTCGAGGATACACGCTCTCGACGAGATTTAGTTACTTCGCATTTATCCAAACATGACTGATGGACGTTtcttaattattgttttattttttagttctGAGTGTGTGTATGAGAGAAATATATCTATGTAATCAAACAAGTGACAAATTAAGATGTCAAAGCTTGACTGTGTAGGTACTATATGTATGTGTACTGTTCGTTGCTTACAGTTCATAGATTTAGAATTGTATTGTTATCGAGGTCAATTTGgtaattacattttagttaGAAGCTGTTGtgaaattactaaaaatgtaGAATCTGTCTagaatgtattttaaattaatctgTGATACCACTTCAAACAACTTATTTTGTACtattattgtttgtttcttgtaattaaaaatccCACATGATAATTGTAGtttaaacaaatacaaaatatatttaaatctGATGTAGCaaatagatattttattaTCCAAGTTACGCAGCGAAAACCGTTGAAAATCGGTAAATTTTATCACAAATCAAATATTGTATGAAAAGGGTGACTTTATTTAACGGAAATTTTACTTCGTAAATCACAGTATCACAGAGTTTGTTTTAAAAGCtgttgtgtatttttttaaacttaggAACAGTAAGGGCCAATAATTATTGACAACAATTTACCAACTGATATAATTTTAATGACATTATATAACAATcaaatacaaagtgtctataaaagaacgtatattAAGAGTCCTATGGAACTGTGCGGCTCTGTAATTTTATCGTGTCGAACTATGTCTAGCCGTTGAAgccgtcaaatcagatgtcaacaggcaaatatcaaattattaaattttaacgtcAGTTGTGATTACGacgtcttagttgttttgcaTATCTCTTACAGTTTGGTAAATACTTTTGGACGTAAATAATGTAAATGTAATgataatgtaaatttaaataaaaaaaagctttaTATAACCAATAAAATTCTTAGTCTACAAAAATCTTCATTTACAAATAAGGTGAAAGCTTTTATGCAAAACATAAAGTTAgaagcaaacaattttttttttcaatagaaattgTTAAGTACGTCTGTTTAAGTGTTTATTGTATAATCATAtttaatacatacagggtgatttacgaggaataatgagcccgacggaatagaaaatgcaacccgcaattcatcaggagaaaaacccggacatttaccgcttcgatgtccggctttttgttgcaatgtattgtgggttgcattttctattccgtcgggctcattattcctcgtaaatcaccctgtatttctaaaaattttgacTACATGTACGGTGCGATAAAAAAGTAGTCAAGGCAGCTTAGAACAAAAAAGCGTAAATCTTAACTTATTTTCGTTGCAGCTTGGTAAACGCCAACGTAAAGGTAACAAACCTAAATTTAAGAAATGATATGCGAGCTTTTGTCCATAGTCTACTTTGTTagtcatattgttttatttcattgtgcaaattttttaactactccaaaatacggggtgatcaaaaaggactgtttaggttggtaacactggatcgtattttaaatcgtataacaggagtaacttccggttgttggtgacttgtcgttgttaatgctgtACCTagatcagatatttgtcaaataaattaattaaaaatttttcttaattgtactgccaacttaaacagtctttcttgatcacccggtatttaaTGTTTGTAAATGTTAATCATTATTGTCAAACATGAAACGTATCTGTTAGATCAAATATAATTAAACATTAATGTGCACTAAGTACTGTATAATTAACGATTATGTcctaaataatttatgatgCAGGATAGTAAAAATTCTGTCGGGTAAGTTCTAAAGTCAAGATATTTATTTacgattaataaaatatttttgtaatccaGCCGGatgcatttttattaagtGCATGAATTCATGTTTTACTCGAGTTACTTCGTAGTCTACGACTCggtaaatacaaattttatttattctgaaGATAAAATCAGGAAGTAGAGCGGTCGCAAATAGTAAacgataaatatttattttagaagGAAAAGTGTGCTACAATTTCATATATTTATATCGATCAACAAATATTGCGAAGTACCTACTCTTTCTTTTATTTGCAGAAAATATGAATATCGTCAACAGGTGTATATGCAACTTTTATTACACTGCTATATTAAGGGTTATTGCCTACAAATTTTAAGCAATCATTTTgaagaataataattattaatcggtgctatttattttgtggaacaagtaaaatatattttaattgaaaaatctaaactaaatattgaataataataagaacAAGAGtgattatttttcatattaaaaagtcacacattttatttatcatacTTATAAGTActaattcattttttacagtccaatttgttaattttgtttttgagaaaaacccacaagaatttttttcaattaaagcGGTAAATAGTGTATTTAGGTTTAATTTACCGAAATGTcttgtctaattttttctaatcTTTGTGCAATAACTCTTCTGGTCTTGTTCATTTATCATGGCTAAGAGGTTTAtaacttaatttttgaaatgtttgtGCCACAATTAGTCTTATTCATTTACTTTTACTGAGATCTTGAGGAAATATttcctaaattttgattagtttttttttgttgaagttTAAGTAGAACTTTGGATACATCGTAGACCTATTTTCGTACATTtgttaattacataattgagCTATTCACATATCGTGGTAATTAACATGAGTCTATTACAAATAAAACGAAAGCCCACGTCGTGGGAAACCCAACAACTAAAAGAGCGAGCTCAGATGAGCTGTTTCAGATGCAAACGGGCGAATAAATCTGAATCggcaaaatgttttttcaccacattattacaattttcacaCAGACTCAATATTCATCGTGTTCGATGACATCACTGTGCACTAGTCCAACTTTGATGTTTTCAAAATCGATGCAGACGACACGTCGTAACTTAGTCTGGCGGTATTGTCGTCAATGAATCGACGAAAGCTTTCAAAATTTGCATTTACATATTTGTGCAGAATAACGTCATCAAACAACAGAACATCTTGTACTTTGATAGTTGCGAGTGATAGGAACACGAGATTttgatgtaaatttttttcgtctGGTGTGTAGTAAATCTGGAATGATTGGtgtctgaatttttatttgtggcTGCTGATATCTGGAAATCTGGCGAATGTCGACGGTTTCGTCGGTGTAGGTCCACTTAACAAGATCGTTTTTGTTTCGACCGGTGTGTATCACATGATTGCGCGCCTGAGGGCATCAATTTAGTAAATGCACGCAGACTGCCTGAAAGAAAATCGGGGTGGGCTATCTGTAATACTGTGGGAACACACAGGACACAGTACCACATTCAGAATAACGTGATTAAAAAGGCCCACATTATCTTTCAACAAATATCTCCGAATTACCCTACCATTACCTTGTTATCTCATCGTAAAATACCGAGTGTTATGTTATGATGTACGGCAACCTCCTTATTTTCAGTTTCCGCAATATCGAATAAATCACGTGTCAATCAGTGAGACGTTTTAGGGTGGCCAAACTGCATTGCCCGCCTCTGATATTatgtaacaattaattttttaccgAGAGCTGGTTCTGAAAACGGAATACAATTCAATACTACAGCGCTATTACTGTCAATCAAAAGTTTTGATTCTGCTCGGCGAACAATGGACCaacagtttattaaataaaacatcTGGCTAGTTTCCTATCTTCCAGTTCGACGCTCTCCTAAGCGTTCGccaataataatgataatttacaataacCTTGCACGAAAACTATTAATTCTTAATTGTGTTGCCTTGAACTTCGGCGGACTACCTTAACGAAGATAATTTCGCACGGTTATATTCGGTAGTTTATTTGGTATTACGTAATGTCCAGAAAACTTCAGCGATGTAATAACCTTAATCCGTAATTGAGATTTGAATTCTTCTCTAATGTAAAGAAAAGTACTAATCGTAAACCAATCAGTTCTGATCAGATAATTTTAAGAGTCGATTcggatattaaaaaattaataaaataaattttattttctctttcaAGAATTAAGATCTGTCAAACTAAATTCAGATGTACAATTTTATAACCTAACATAAACAAGTGGTTTATACAGCTACTCCATAAAAATAAGTATGTTTTATTCTTTTGTGAAAGCCGCCGATGTACTGTTCGGACCTTTGTAATATTCTAAAGAGTTACCTACTAAATTTTCAGATTCGGGTTCCTGCTAGTGGTAGGTTGGGGTCTATAATCCATGATGTAAATTGCTTCCAAGCTCCCTcggacattaaattattagcGAGGGTGCTTAATGTCACTATATTTCTTTTGCATATTTACattgaaattacaaaaactaatAATCTTACtgataaagaaattattatgaatCATTTTTCAATCATTTCTTATAAATCTGCTGTTATtttagataaaaaatattaaacttaTCGCCCTACCAGTATTCTTCCTATTTCGTCtaaatatgtatacatttCTTTActtcttcattaaaaattattaataagaaTAATTGAAGAACGTGAATACAATACATAAtgcgaattaaattaaataaacatgaAAGAATACAAAGTTTTAGTGATAGTGACAGTTGTATGGTACGTACATACATGTATTTCATGAGTGATAATCAGACcagcggaattgaaaatgcaacccacaatacatttccaaagttaacgtggttattttaaatatcgtattgttttaaaattaaattatgaattCACCATGGCTTTGCTTTCAATGCTTTgctttatttgtcacaactaacatttacgaaaaagttaaaatacgaagattaaaatgtattcgaacgaggagaaaacagacatgatccaGATTTATggtgaatgtaataaaaatgcgtcTTCTGTatatcaatatatttttttcaaattcttccttttttcacaatttcgtttaaccaagcgaatgacgtttatgtcaaaatttgtgaaaCTACACAGCTAATtatcgagtgttcaaatgaaatcctgggctgggaaggcgttggaaacgtcaattgttgtgcttttttaaagcgtagattaattggagcatgttgacagctaacctaaaatttagagccaaaatttttttcttttttttctttctttgcaatgttttacatcaaaaatagaataacgtagcgattcctattctcgaagcaaatatctaagggcaccctttgctgaaaacaaacatgtctAATTATGTtgcgattaaacataaacaaatgtcattcgtgtgaaacggcgggaaattcaaactttacactgttctagacggtttaatttttccaacgcctactcagcccaggatttcatttgaacacacgatattatgttttatgtcttttaaatcaaaaaacaaatatccgaGTTAACTGTGAAAATGTAttatgggttgcattttcaattccgtcgggctcatatcactcgtgaaataccctgcaGTTATTTacatgtacgaaaatttagaagaaGAAAGATACAGTCAAAAAGAAAGTCAAGAAAGAAGAATACGTTATCTTAGTCCTGTACGCTTTTCTGTTCAAGAAAACATCATGAAAGTTTAACTTACAAAGAactaaaatcaaattaaatcaaataacCAACAGGAAAGAAAAAGTAGGTACTAATTTGTTGTTGTGTATTTGACAGATTAATAGTTTGAGTCTGGGAAAATATCACAGTCAATGATTAAGCACGAAtaagacatttaaaaaaaacataattataaaCAAACATAGAAGACGACAGATAAAAAATGGGAATGTTAATtgagaattaaataaaatcatgAAAGGGGAAAAAGGGCTTTTCAGTGTTAATTGATTGTTTTCTGTTGGTCCGTATGGTTACAGACAAATT of Tenebrio molitor chromosome 6, icTenMoli1.1, whole genome shotgun sequence contains these proteins:
- the MESR3 gene encoding uncharacterized protein MESR3 gives rise to the protein MHQTDYRMYSASSYPIDRRLSSLSISTKQENPEYAINRFSQKYDSYQEFLYRNNQQRRRLSSTGEGSGDSSTTTSGSSYGEREDGSEGRAESEETDREEREERKPLEGQITDYERQQVETFFKGLKTQVYVCGSLANLYFKTSSDQDWQLKFTGIPVVVLDIGESRARDKRRIQIALAERGTCFMLWNDTIDNLSSYQVAGNAFHTMCCSSDHTKQVGFSFDTAQAANDMWTHIERLVSCPENISLSIPGKKKKKKEKKPVKPAPLPPKSHISQPCCFQHVTSVDRDDTNRYYSLKEFLPSNMHSSRIHALDEI